The sequence below is a genomic window from Labilithrix sp..
ACCACACAGCTCACCTCCGCCGAAATCACCCCCGCCGAAGACGCCCCCAAGACCGGCAAGCCCCAGCTCGCAAAAGGCCTCGACGCCGCCATCGACGACGAAGCAAAGCCCTCGAAAGACTCCCCCCGCAAACCCGGCGGCGGCTTCAGCGGCTACAAGTAGAGCCACCCGAAAGGGGCCGGCGCCGGGCCCGCGAGTCGCGCGTCGCGGCCGCCAAGAACGTGGGCCGCGAGCGTCGCGGTCGGCCCGCCGAGCGTCGCGTCCAAAAGGGGCCCCAGAAGCGGCCGCGAATGCGGGCGCGAAGCGCCCCGAGCGCAAAGCGCGAGGGCCGTGTCTGGGGTGGGGGTGTCGGGGGCGAAGCCCCCGACGTTGAGTAGCCCCGTTTGCCTACGCGCTCTCTGCGATCCGGCGCGTCCGCACACGCACGGGCGACGGCGGCGGGAGCGAGTCGCGGTCGAGCGCGAGGGGGGAGCGATCGAGGTTCGCGGCGAGGTCGGCCGGATCGTCGTAGAGCGCGACCGCACCGGCGAGGTCCTGATCGCTCCAGTACCCGCCGCAGCGAAGCGCGATCGTGATCACGCCGGCTTTGTGCGCGGCCTCCACGTCGTACGGCGTGTCGCCGAGCATCACGGCCTCGTCCGGCTCGAGGCCGAGCCGTTCGAGCGCGACCTGGACGAGGTCGGCGTCCGGCTTCGAGCGATCGGCGTCGTCGGCGCAGATGACCTCGTCCATGAGGTCGGCCACGCCGGCGGCGCGGAGGAGATCGGCGATGTCCGCCGCGCTCGACGAGGAGACCGCGGCGCAGACCAGGCCGCGCGAACGAAGGAGGTCGACGAGCATGCGCGCCCCGTGAAACGGCCCGAGATCCGCGAGGTAGTGCGCCTTCAAGATGCTCGCGCGCAGCCTGGATACGGTCTTTCCCTGCGGCGACTCGTGATCGATGCGCGCGACCTCGGCGAGGAGCTTGTCGCCGCCCATGCCGATTTTCGATCGCACCATCTCGAAGGGCACGTCGTGGCCGTGGCCACGCAGCGCCTCGACCCATGCGTGCGCATGCGCGTCGTTGCTCTCGAGAAGCGTCCCGTCGACGTCGAACAGTACCGCTCGGACCCGCATGCTCCCTCTCCTGTCGTTTCACGGAATGCAGCGGTCGTGCCTGAGAGAGCTCGAGCGTCGGGGATCGCCGACACCGTTTGTCGGCAAAACGCGACGGTTTCGCGGGTTTGTCTCGAAAAACAACGAAGAAATCGCCGGTTACGTCATTGCCGGACGGCATGATTCGTGGTGAGTAACCGCGTCCTTCTCGGAGGGGACGCGCATGTCTTCGTCTGCCGCTCATCCGGCGCCTGCTCATCGCCTCTACCGGTGGATTCAGTCCGACCGGAACGACATGCTGCTCGTCTTCCTTTACGCCGTCGCGTCGAGCATCGTCGCGTTGACGATCCCCGTGACCGTGCAGGCGATGGTCAACACCGTCGCGTTCGGCACCGTCATCCAGCCCGTCGTCGTCCTCGCGTTCCTCGTGTTCGCCGGCCTCGCGACCGCGGCGCTCTTTCGCGCGCTCCAGGCGCGGCTCGTCGAGACGATCCAGGAGCGCCTCTTCGCGCGCACCGCGCTCCAGCTGAGCCACCGCCTCCCGCGCGTCGACGCCACCGCCCACGAAGACGCGCACGGCCCCGAGCTCGTGAACCGCTTCTTCGACGTCGTCACGATCCAGAAGTCGGGCTCGACGCTCCTCGTCGACGGGAGCGCGCTCGCGCTGCAGACGCTCGTCGGGATGATCGTCCTCGCGTTCTATCACCCGTTCTTGCTCGCGTTCGACGTGCTCCTCGTCCTCGCGATGTTGTTCGTCTTCCTCTGGCTCGGCCGCGGCGCCGAGCGCACCGCGATCGTCGAGTCGAAGGCGAAGTACCAGACCGCGGCGTGGCTCCAGGAGATGATGCGGCACCCGCTGATGTTCAAGGGGACCGGCGGCGAGCGCTTCGCGGTGAGCCGGACCTACGAGCTCACGCAGGAGTACCTGACCACGCGCCGCGCGCACTTCCGCGTGCTCTTCCGCCAGCACGTCGGGGCGCTCGGGTTCCAGGTCGTCTTCTCGTCGCTCCTCATCGCGATCGGCGGCATCCTCGTCATGAACAAGCAGCTCACGCTCGGCCAGCTCGTCGCCGCGGAGCTCATCGTCTCCGGCGTGCTCGCCGGCTTCTCCAAGGTCGGCAAGCAGCTCGAGAGCCTCTACGACATGCTCGCCGGCTTCGACAAGCTGGGGCACCTCCTCGAGCTGCCGCAGGAGACGGGCGGCAAGAGCACCTTCCTCGATCGCTACACCGGGCCGGCTTCGGTCACGGTGCGCGACGTCACCTTCGCCTACCCGGGACGGCGGCTCCTCGAGGGCGCGTCGCTCGAGCTCCGCGCGGGCGAGCGGATCGCGCTCACCGGCGCGAACGGGTCCGGCAAGAGCTCGCTCATGAACCTGTTCTACGGACTCCGCCCTCCGCAGAGCGGCGTGATCGAGATCGACGGCGAGCCGATCCCGACCGTGTCGGTGAAGTCGCTCCGCACGCACGTCGCGATGGTCCGCGGGATCGAGATCTTCGAGGGCACGATCCTCGAGAACGTCATCGCGGGCCGCCCCGAGGTCACCCCCGACGACGCGCGCATCGCGCTCGAGGCGGTGGAGCTCTGGAACGAGGTGAAGCAGTTCCCGCAAGGCGTCGATACGCCGCTCACGTCGTACGGCGCGGGGCTCTCGCTCGGTCAGGCGCG
It includes:
- a CDS encoding HAD family hydrolase; protein product: MRVRAVLFDVDGTLLESNDAHAHAWVEALRGHGHDVPFEMVRSKIGMGGDKLLAEVARIDHESPQGKTVSRLRASILKAHYLADLGPFHGARMLVDLLRSRGLVCAAVSSSSAADIADLLRAAGVADLMDEVICADDADRSKPDADLVQVALERLGLEPDEAVMLGDTPYDVEAAHKAGVITIALRCGGYWSDQDLAGAVALYDDPADLAANLDRSPLALDRDSLPPPSPVRVRTRRIAESA
- a CDS encoding ABC transporter ATP-binding protein, encoding MSSSAAHPAPAHRLYRWIQSDRNDMLLVFLYAVASSIVALTIPVTVQAMVNTVAFGTVIQPVVVLAFLVFAGLATAALFRALQARLVETIQERLFARTALQLSHRLPRVDATAHEDAHGPELVNRFFDVVTIQKSGSTLLVDGSALALQTLVGMIVLAFYHPFLLAFDVLLVLAMLFVFLWLGRGAERTAIVESKAKYQTAAWLQEMMRHPLMFKGTGGERFAVSRTYELTQEYLTTRRAHFRVLFRQHVGALGFQVVFSSLLIAIGGILVMNKQLTLGQLVAAELIVSGVLAGFSKVGKQLESLYDMLAGFDKLGHLLELPQETGGKSTFLDRYTGPASVTVRDVTFAYPGRRLLEGASLELRAGERIALTGANGSGKSSLMNLFYGLRPPQSGVIEIDGEPIPTVSVKSLRTHVAMVRGIEIFEGTILENVIAGRPEVTPDDARIALEAVELWNEVKQFPQGVDTPLTSYGAGLSLGQARKLVIARAVVAKPRLLLLDESLDDLDARTRERVAGYLFARERPWTIVVTTHDTATLRYCTRTIVLQDGQLLDGGRP